A stretch of the Rosa rugosa chromosome 5, drRosRugo1.1, whole genome shotgun sequence genome encodes the following:
- the LOC133712616 gene encoding probable linoleate 9S-lipoxygenase 5: MFQMPIVPNIIDNLKNGSNKKIKGTVVLMKKNALDFNDFHASVLDRVHELLGQGVSLQLISAVNGDSSNGSQGKLGKVAYLENWITTLGPLTAGETAFKVTFDVEGEIGVPGAFTIRNNHHSEFFLKTVTLEDVPGAGQIHFVCNSWVYPASKYKKDRIFFANKTYLPNDTPLPLRKYRQQELEQLRGNGTGELKEWDRVYDYAYYNDLGDPDKGSYYARPVLGGSSQYPYPRRGRTGRPPTRTDPNCESRIPLLMSLDIYVPRDERFGHLKMSDFLAYALKSLVQFVRPELQAVFDKTPNEFDSFQDVLNLYEGGFPLPEGLLKDIGDNIPLPMIKEIFRTDGERFLRFPVPQVIKEDRTAWRTDEEFAREMLAGVNPVTIRRLQEFPPASKLDPKVYGDHSSTITEQNIKNNLDGLTVHQALRDNRLFVLDHHDAFMPYLRRINSTGNRIYGSRTLLFLKSDGTLKPLVIELSLPHPDGDQFGCTSKVYTPSEHGVESSIWQLAKAYVAVNDSGFHQLISHWLNTHAVIEPFVIATNRQLSVLHPVHKLLHPHFRDTMNINAQARQILINAGGILETTVFPAKYAMELSAVVYKSWVFPDQALPADLIKRGMAVKDANSPHGVRLLIEDYPYAVDGLNIWSAIKTWVTDYCSFYYKTDDMVQKDTELQSWWKELVEKGHGDKKNEPWWPKMKTRDELIETCTIVIWTASALHAAVNFGQYPFAGYLPNRPTVSRRFMPEIGTPEYEELKTNPDLAFLKTVTAQLQTVLGVSLIEILSRHASDEVYLGQRDTPGWTSDTKVLEAFERFGKKLAEIEAEIVRMNNDGKLKNRVGPVKVPYTLLYPTGEVGLSGKGIPNSVSI, translated from the exons ATGTTCCAAATGCCCATTGTCCCAAACATCATTGACAATCTCAAGAATGGTTCCAACAAGAAGATCAAGGGAACCGTGGTGCTGATGAAGAAGAATGCGTTGGACTTTAATGACTTCCATGCTTCGGTTCTCGACCGTGTGCATGAGTTGTTGGGCCAAGGCGTTTCTTTGCAGCTCATTAGTGCTGTTAATGGTGATTCTT CAAATGGGTCGCAAGGGAAACTCGGAAAAGTAGCATATTTGGAGAACTGGATTACCACACTTGGTCCGTTAACAGCAGGAGAGACTGCATTCAAGGTTACCTTCGACGTTGAAGGCGAAATTGGAGTTCCAGGAGCATTCACAATAAGAAACAATCATCACAGTGAGTTCTTCCTTAAGACGGTCACACTCGAAGATGTTCCCGGTGCGGGTCAGATCCACTTTGTTTGCAACTCATGGGTCTACCCTGCATCCAAATACAAGAAAGACCGTATTTTCTTTGCTAACAAG ACGTATCTTCCGAATGATACACCATTGCCACTACGCAAATACAGACAACAGGAACTTGAGCAGTTAAGAGGAAATGGAACAGGAGAGCTCAAGGAATGGGACAGGGTCTACGACTATGCTTACTACAATGATCTCGGTGACCCAGACAAGGGTTCCTACTATGCCCGTCCAGTTCTAGGAGGGTCTAGCCAGTACCCTTACCCTCGTAGAGGAAGAACCGGTCGACCACCAACAAGGACAG ATCCCAACTGCGAGAGTAGGATCCCTCTTCTGATGAGCTTAGACATTTATGTTCCGAGAGATGAACGATTCGGACACTTGAAGATGTCCGACTTCCTTGCTTATGCACTGAAATCTTTGGTTCAGTTCGTTAGACCAGAGCTACAAGCTGTGTTTGATAAAACTCCCAACGAGTTTGACAGCTTTCAAGATGTTCTCAACCTCTATGAAGGAGGGTTTCCGTTGCCTGAAGGCTTATTAAAGGATATTGGCGACAACATTCCTTTGCCAATGATCAAGGAAATTTTCCGAACTGACGGTGAACGATTCCTTAGATTCCCCGTGCCTCAAGTGATCAAAG AGGATAGGACTGCTTGGAGGACTGATGAAGAATTTGCCAGAGAAATGCTTGCTGGAGTTAACCCTGTCACTATTCGTCGCCTCCAA GAGTTTCCACCAGCAAGTAAACTAGATCCAAAAGTTTATGGTGATCACAGCAGTACCATAACAGAACAAAACATCAAGAATAACTTGGACGGGCTAACAGTGCATCAG GCACTCAGGGACAACAGGTTATTCGTATTAGACCATCATGATGCTTTCATGCCGTACCTGAGGCGGATAAACTCTACTGGAAACAGGATCTATGGCAGCAGGACACTCCTTTTCTTGAAAAGTGATGGGACTTTGAAGCCATTGGTGATTGAACTAAGCTTGCCTCATCCTGATGGAGATCAATTTGGTTGCACTAGCAAAGTATATACACCATCTGAACATGGTGTTGAGAGCTCTATATGGCAACTGGCTAAAGCTTATGTGGCTGTAAATGACTCTGGATTTCATCAACTGATCAGTCACTG GTTGAATACCCATGCGGTTATCGAGCCATTTGTAATAGCCACCAACAGGCAGCTGAGCGTGCTTCATCCAGTCCACAAACTTCTGCATCCTCACTTCCGTGACACGATGAATATAAATGCACAGGCCAGGCAAATTCTCATTAATGCTGGTGGCATTCTGGAGACCACAGTTTTCCCAGCTAAGTATGCCATGGAATTGTCAGCTGTGGTTTATAAGAGTTGGGTTTTCCCTGACCAAGCTCTCCCTGCAGATCTCATCAAGAG AGGGATGGCTGTCAAGGATGCCAATTCTCCACACGGTGTTCGCCTACTGATAGAGGACTACCCATATGCTGTTGATGGACTGAATATCTGGTCTGCAATAAAAACTTGGGTTACAGACTATTGCTCCTTCTACTACAAGACTGATGATATGGTTCAAAAAGACACTGAACTCCAGTCCTGGTGGAAGGAACTTGTGGAGAAGGGTCATGGTGACAAAAAGAATGAACCCTGGTGGCCTAAAATGAAGACTCGTGATGAGCTCATCGAAACATGCACTATCGTCATTTGGACTGCCTCTGCTCTCCATGCAGCCGTCAACTTCGGACAGTACCCTTTCGCCGGGTACCTTCCGAACCGGCCAACTGTAAGCAGGAGATTCATGCCTGAGATAGGAACTCCGGAATATGAAGAGCTCAAGACCAACCCTGATTTGGCTTTCTTGAAAACTGTTACTGCTCAGCTTCAGACTGTGCTTGGTGTTTCACTGATAGAAATTCTGTCTAGGCATGCTAGTGATGAAGTCTATCTTGGGCAGAGAGACACACCTGGGTGGACATCGGACACAAAAGTGTTGGAAGCCTTCGAGAGGTTTGGAAAGAAACTGGCTGAAATTGAGGCTGAAATTGTACGCATGAACAATGACGGGAAGCTGAAGAACCGAGTTGGACCGGTCAAGGTGCCTTATACTTTGCTCTATCCTACCGGTGAAGTCGGACTTTCTGGCAAGGGAATCCCCAACAGTGTCTCAATCTAA